ATACCGCGCCCGGCAGCGTCTATTCCGTGGGCCTGGCGCCGCCGCTGGCCGCCGCCGCGCTGGAATCGCTCCGCATCCTGAAGGCCGAGCCGGAGCGCGTGGCGCGCCTCCAGGCCAATGGCCGCCGCCTGCGCGACCTGTTCCGCGAGCGTGGCTTCGACACCGGCGGCAGCATCGGCGCCGCCATCGTGCCGGTCATCATCGGCTCCTCCATCCGCGCGGCACGGCTCTCCCACGCCATGCTGGACCGGGGCGTCGCGCCGCAGATCGTCACTTTCCCGGCGGTGCCGGAACAGTCGGCGCGGCTGCGCTTCTTCGTCTGCGCCGACCATACCGAGGCCGACCTGCTGCACGCCGCCGAGATGCTGGCCGAGGCCTCCGCCAGCCTCGGCGCCGTGGAGTCTCTGCCCGGCTTCCGCTGAGGGCGGAGATGCGGATCGCCCTCTTCACGATGGACAGCGCCATCAGCGCCGAGGCGGTGCTGGCCCTGGCCCGGAGCCTGGACGGGCAGATCGTGCTGATCGGACGTTCCGATCCCTATCGCCCGGCGGCGGGCGGCGGGCTGGGGCAGCTCCGCCGCCACTGGCGCCGATCGGGCTGGCGCATCCTGCCCTTCCTGCTGCTGAGCTACGTCCTGCCCCAGGCGCTGGGCCGGCTGCGGCGCGCCTGCGGCGGCGGTGCCCTGAGCCAATGGGCGCAGGCGCAGCGCATCCCGCTGCTGGAAGTGGCGGAGGTCAACGGAGAGGCCACGCGCCAGGCGCTGCGGGCGGCGCGGCCGGACCTCATCCTCTCCTTCCATTTCGACCAGATCTTCGATGACGCCGTGCTGGCCGTGGCGCCGATGGGCGGCATCAACCTGCACCCGGCACTGCTGCCACGCCATCGTGGCCCGCTGCCCACCTTCTGGGCCATGCTGGAGGAACCGCCGGCCTTCGGTGTCACGCTGCACCGGATCGCCGCGCGTATCGATGCCGGCACCATCCTGGCCCGCCGCGCCGTACCGCTGCCGCCCGGCACCAGCGCCGCCACCGCCGCCCGGCTGCTGCACGAGGAAGGCGTCGCCCTGGTCCGCTCCGCCATCGCCGCCCTGGCCCGCGGCAGCCCCCTGCCCGAACAGAACCCGGAACCCCTGCCCTATTGCCCCTTTCCCCCCACCGCGCTCCTGCGGTCGGCGGCACGGCGCGGGCGGCATCTGGTCGGCTGGGCGGATCTGTCCGCGGCACTCACCGCGCCGACCGGTTAAATCTCAGGCGTTACGACCCAAGCGGATTGACAGTGCTGACGAGAGAAGGTTTGCCATGACGATCCATGCCCCCCGGTGAATCACCCGCGCGGAAGCGCTTCCTCTTCCTGCAGGGACCGATCAGCCCATTCTTCCAGGAAGTGGGCGCGGGGCTGCGCGCGCTCGGGCATGTGGTGCACCGCATCAACCTGCACCTGGGGGACAGGCTCTTCTGGCGCATTCCCGGCGCCACGAACTTCCGCGGCCGCCCCACGGAATGGCCGGATTTCATCGGCCGTTTCCTGGACGAGAAGCGCATCACCCATCTGGTGCTGCTGGGCGAGCAGCGGCCCTACCACAAGCTCGCCATCGCCGCCGCCGCCGAGCGCGGGGTGGAGGTGGTGGTCACCGATCTCGGCTATATCCGCCCGGACTGGATCGTGATGGAGCGCGACGGGCTGAACGCCTCCAGCCGCTTCACGCGCGACCCGCAGACCATCGTGCGGCTGGGCGCCGCGCTGCCGCCGCCGGACCTTGTGGTACGCCACCACGATGATTTCCGCACCCAGGCGGTCCTGGACGTGGTCTACAACATCGCCGGCATCATGCCCTGGCCCTTCCCGCATTATCGCGGCCACCAGATCTACAATCCCCTGCCCTTCTATGCCGGGATCGTCCTGCGGCTGATGAAGCGCGGTTCGGAGAACCGGCAGGCCGACTGCATCCTGCAACGCCTCTCCGGCACCGGGCCGCTCTACCTCTTCGCCATGCAGATGGAGAACGACTTCTCCATCCGCGCCTATTCCCGCTACACCGACATGGATACGCCGCTGCGGGAGGTGGCGCTGAGCTTCGCCCACCACGCGCCGCCTGGCACGCATCTGCTGGTGAAGGCGCATCCGCTGGACCCCGGGCTGAAGAACTGGAGCCGGCGCGTCCAGCACATGGCGCGGGAAGCGGGGCTGGAAGGGCGGATGCACTACCTCGGCGGCGGCAATCTCGGCGCCATCGTCGAGCAGGTGCAGGGCGTGGTGACGGTGAACAGCACGGTGGGTCTGCGCGCCATCCTCGGCCAGACGCCCACCTTCGCGCTGGGGGAGGCGCTTTACCGCATCCCCGGCCTCGTCTTCAGCGGCACGCTGGACGAGTTCTGGACCCAGGGCGCCCCGCCCGACCCGGCACTGCGCGAGGGCTTCCTGCGCAGCATCGCGCATTCCCTGCATATCCGCGGCGTCTACCACGCGCGGGAGGGGCGTCAGGTCGCGGTGCATGGCGCCGTGCGCCGCCTGCATGAAGGCATCCTGAACCGTCCGGTACCAGAGGCGCTGGACCCGGAGACGGAAGGCGCGACGGCGGGTTTCTGGCCACCGAAGCGGGTGGTGCGGCAGAGCGCCTAGGGAAGGGGAGCGGCCTGCCCGCCCGGCCGCGCATGGCCCCCTCCCCCTGGGCGACATGCATGCGCCTATTCCATGGCGCGGCGGAATGTCAGCCTGAGATTCGGCGACAGAAAGCGCCTGACCGAGGACAGGCATTCGAATTCCGGCAGGGATGAGACCAGCTTCCAGGGCGACCAGAACAGGTTGTTATCCTGCTGGCGCAGCCGGCCGAAAAGCCTAGCATAGCCGTTCCGGAAACGCGGATGCAGCCAGTGGCAGAATGGCAGGCATGTGTCGTGGAACACGACCGGCGCGGCCTTGTTGGGCGTGGAGACCGTCAGATGGCGCCGGCTCACCCGCCCCAGGTCGCGCACCACCTCGGGGCGGTCGCTCACATGCTCAATGACCTCGATGCAATAGACGGCGTCGAAGCTCCGGTCGGGAAAGGGCAGCGCATCGACCGATGCCACCGCCCATTCGATCCGGTCCGCCACTCCCAGCACCGCCGCGATGGCGCGGGCCGCCACGACCCTGGGGCCGTTGAAGTCGACCGCCAGAATCCTGAAGTCGGTATTGAGCGCGAAGGCAATGGCCAACCAGCCGTAGCCAGTCCCGATATCGGCGACGCTTCTGACCTTCTCGGCGCTGAGTGTCAGGGGCCTGACGAATTCATCGACATAGAACCGGAAGATCCTGTTGAGATCCATCGCGGCGTAGTGGCTGTCCCGGAAATGGGGAATTGCCCGGATAGCCGTGATCTGCGCGGGCGAGAGAGACGAGACCAGGGGACGGTCCAGCAAGGCAGGCGAATGCATGAGGTCATTGCGTTTCCGGTTCTCCCGCCGGATTAGCGCAATTGTTTCTTATGCGCAATGATATGCCCTGCCCTTCCGCGAGGACATTGGCCATTTCCCGGAAGCCGGCGACGCATCCTGCCGCCGGCCCCGGTGCCCCTACAGACGGGCGCCGGAGGTGACGTAGGCCTGCTCGGCCGTGCGCTGCAGGTTGTCGTCCAGCACCCAGGCGGCCAGGAGGGCCAGCACCACGGCGGCCACGACACCACTGAGAAAAGCTTTCATGATCCGGCACTCCTCTTCGGCCAGCGGATGGCCCGGGCCGAAGCTATGGGGCCACCATGCCCTGGCGCAAGAGGGCTTCGGCCTCGGCCAGCTCCTCCGGCGTGTTGGCGTTGAAGAAAGGGTCGCGCGGCCGGTCCGGCCATTCCGCGCTGGCACAGCCGAAGCGGGCGGTCCAGCGGTCGATCTTGCGCTCATCGGCCAGCAGGGCCGCGCGCAGCTCCTCCCGCAGCGCGACAGGCCAGAGGCCCACCGGCGGATGCGTCCAACCCCCGGATTTCGCGCAGGCCATCGGCACCCCCGCCACCTCCCGCGCGCGGTGCAGCCGCGCCACCAGATCGGCGGGGATGAAGGGGGAATCCCCGGGGACGGAGACCACCCATTCCAGCCCCGGGCGGTGCGCGGCCGCCCAGTCCAGCGCCGCCAGCACCCCGGCCAGCGGCCCCGGGTAATCCGGCACCCCATCCGCCACCACCGGCAGGCCGAAGGGGCCGAAGCGCGCCGGGTCGCCATTGGCGTTCAGCAGCAGCGCCGTAACCTGCGGGCGCAGCCGCGCCAGCACATGCGCCAGCAACGGCCGCCCGCCGAGTTCGCGCAGCGGCTTGTCGCCGCCGCCCATCCGCCTTGCCAGCCCACCGGCCAGCACCACACCCAATGTCTCAGGACTGTTCGGCATCGCGGCTGTTCTTGCGCCAGTGGCGGGCGCTTTCCTCCTCGACATAGTGCAGGTCGGCATCGAAGACGATCCGCTCCTCCCCCGCCAGGGCGGTGAAGCGGCGGCCCTTGCAGCGGCCGATCAGCGTCAGCCCGACCTCCCGCGCCAGTTCCACGCCCCAGGCGGTGAAGCCGGAACGCGAGACCAGGATGGGAATGCCCATCCGCACCGCCTTGATCACCATCTCCGAGGTCAGGCGCCCCGTGGTGTAGAAAATCTTGTCGCCGCCATCGACAGCTTCGCGGAACATCCAGCCCGCGATCTTGTCCACCGCGTTATGGCGGCCGACATCCTCCATATAGACCACCGGCTGGTCCTGGAAGCAGAGCGCGCAGCCATGGATGGCGCCGGCCTCCAGATACAGCGTCGGCAGCGTATTGATCCGGTGCAGCAGGCGGTAGAGCCAGGAGGTGCGGATCTCGGCGGTGGCCGGCAGCCGCACCTGGGAGAAATTCTCCATCAGGTCGCCGAAGGCGGTGCCCTGGGCGCAGCCGGAGGTCAGCGTCTTTTTCCTGAGCTTCTGCTCGAAATCGGTGCGGCGCTCCGTCCGCACCACCACCACACCCAGATCCTCGTCATGGTCGATGGCGGTGACGCTGTCATCGGGCCGCAGCATGTTCTGGTTCAGCAGATAGCCCAGCGCCAGATCCTCGGGCCGGTCGGCGATCGTCATCATCGTCACGATCTCCTGCCCGTTGAGATAGAGGGTCAGCGGCCGCTCCACCGTCACGCTGACCTCGATGGGCGCGCCGGTCTGGTCGATGCCCGTGACGCGTCGCGTCAGCCGCGGGTCGGAAGGGTCGGGGCGCACGCGCAGCGCGGTGAGATCATCGGACATGGTACCGGCAGACATGGCGTGGCACAGCGCCTGCGGCAAGCATCGCCCGGCTTATGCGCGCGTCAGTTGCCAAACCGGGAATTCATGCCAAATCAATATCATGATCGCCCCGCCGCCCCTGGCGCAGCTTCGCCAAGCCCTGCCCCACCTGCCGCCCCGGCTGCAGGAGCTGGCGCGCTTCATCATCCAGCATGAATTCGACGCCGCGACCCGTCCGATGCGGGAACTGGCGGCGGCCTCCGGCGCCAACCCCGCCAGCTTCACGCGCCTGGCCCAGGCCATCGGCTATATCGGCTGGGATGCGATGCGGGACGCGCTGATCGAGCGGCGGGAGAAGACCGGCCGCCCCTTCTCCGCCCGGCTGCGCGACGTGGTACGGACGGCCGGCGACGACCGGATCACCAGCGCGGCCGAGCTGGCTGGTGCCTCCCTGGCCTCGGATGCCGCCGCCGTGGCCCAGTTGCAGGCCGACCCCATCGGCCCGGCCGCCGAGGCGCTGCACCGCGCGGAGCGCATCTGGACGGCGGGCTTCCGCTCCTGCCGCCTGGTGGCGCAGCTGCTGACCTATGAGTTCAGCATCTTCCTGCCCCGGATCGTGCAGCAGATCGGCGCCGAGCGGCCGGAGGACCTGGATCTCGGCGCATTGCAGCGGGGGGATGTCCTGCTGCTGGTCAGCATCGCCCCCTATACCCGCAACGCGCTGCTCGCGGCGCGGGCGGCGCGGGACGCCGGCTGCGTGCTGATAACGCTAACCGACGACGCCGGGGCGCCGGTAGCCAGGGACGCCGATCACCGCCTGGTCTTCGACATCGCCTCCCCCGGCTTCTTTCCCAGCCTGGCCGGGGCGGTGGCGACCGCCCAGGCGCTGGCCGCCGCCACCTTCCTGCTCTGCGGGGAAGTGGCAAGGGACCGGCTGCGGGAGGCGGAGGAGCGCACCGCCGCCCTCGCCCAGTATCTGCCGCAGGAGGAGCCCCAGGCCTGACGGGGCCCGAGGCTCCGGGCGCCCTCAGAACTCCAGCAGGTTCTCGCGGAAGGTGGCGTGGCCATAGGCCTTGCGGGTCAGCCCGCGCGCCTGCAAGGCCGGCACCAGCCCATCCGCCACCTCCGCCACCGTGCGGCGGGAGACATCGCCCATGGAGAAGAGGAAGCCGTCGCCACCGACCTCCTGCATCGCCTCCGCCATCTGCCCGGCGATGGAATCCACCGTGCCGCAGAGGTCGATCGAAAGCCCGGTGCCGCTGTAATCCGTGAAGGCCTGGCGCAGCGTCTTGCCGCCGGCGCTCATCTTCTTCAGCGTGTCCAGGTTCTGCTGGTGGCCATTGGTGCGGAGGGTCTCATCGATCGGCTTGTCGAGGTCCATGTTGCCGAAATCGATATTCGTGACCTTGCTGAAATGCGCCAGCCGCTGCGCGATCTTGCGATCCGCATCGGCGATACGCTGCCGCCGCCGCAGCTCCGCATGCTCCGCGCTCTCACCGATGATGGGATTGATCAGGAACAGCACCTTGATGGCATCGGGGTCGCGGCCCATGGCGGCGGCGCGGGCGCGCACATCGTTCCGGTAGGCCTTCATGGCCTCGATGCCCTTGGGGTTGGCCACGATGGTCTCGCCATGCGTCGCGGCGAACTGCCGCCCGCGCGGGGAGCCCCCGGCCTGCGCGATGACCGGCCGCCCCTGGATGCAGGGCCCTGAATTCAGCGGCCCGCGCGAGCTGTACCACTTCCCCTTGAAATCCACCGTATGGACCTTGGTGTGGTCCACCAGCATGCCGCTCTCACGGTCGGCGACGATGGCGCCAGGCTCCCAGGAATCCCAGAGCGCGTTGACGCAGGCCATGTATTCATCGGCCATGTCGTAGCGCAGGTCGTGTTCCGGCAGCCCGTCCAGCCCGTAGTTGCGCGCGGCCATGTCGCTGCTGCCGGTCACCATGTTCCAGCCTGCGCGCCCGCCCGAGACCTGGTCCAACGTCGCGATGATGCGCGCCAGCAGGTAGGGCGGATGCGTGAAGGTGGCGAGGGTGGTGGCGACGCCGATGCGCTGCGTGGCGGCGAAGAGCAGGGTCGCCACGATGGAAGGGTCCTGCCGCGGCACGGAGAGCCCGTTCCTCAGATAGATCTCCCGCGATCCGCCATAGGCCTCGCCCACATAGGAGCTGTCCTCGAGCAGGATGTAGTCGAAGCAGGCGCGCTCCAGCGCGCGGGCCATGTCGATGAACAGGCTGGGATACATCCAGTCCTGGCCGATATTGCCGGTCCAGGGCTCGCCCCAGGCCTGGACGCTGGAACCCTGAAGAAACCAGCCAAGATGAAAAGGTCGCGCAGCCATGAATCGTCTCCGGTCTGGCATGCGGTAGTGAGCATGCCGGCAAAGCCGCCACGGCGCTCTCTTCCCCGCTGGCCGGCGGTTCTCTGCCACCAGGCCCGGGTACTCTTCCCTATCGGCGCCAGCTTGGCAACGGCCGGGCCGGCATATCATGGCATCTGCGGCCCGCCAGATATTTCATAAATTTTTGTTCATGTATCCGCCATCATCCATGCGGACCTGCGGCGGAGGCTTCGCCAGATTTCAACGCCTCCGAACCATTCGCTCCATAATATCCTGAAATACCCAAACGAATTGACGAGGTTGAAGACAGGCCCTCGTCCCTTCCCGCTCATCCTCCCCCTTCTCCCGGTCCGGATTGCCTTCCCGTAATCTGGATGGCAATTTGCGAACGATTATCATTATCAGGTTGACCGATGACACGACGCCGCCTCCTGACCGCCTCCGCCTCCCGCTCCGCCCTGCTGGCGGGCCTCGCCATGACCTTCGCCCATCCCGTCCTGGCGCAGGAACCCATCCTGCTGCGGGAAGTCGTCATCACCGCGGAGCAGGAGTTGAAGCAGGCGCCTGGCGTCTCCGTCATCACGCAGGAGGATATCCGGCGCCTGCCGCCCGCCAACGACATCTCGGAAATCGTGCGGCAGATGCCGGGCGTGAACCTCACCGGCAATTCCTCCTCCGGCCAGTACGGCAACAACCGCCAGATCGACCTGCGCGGCATGGGGCCGGAGAACACGCTGATCCTGATCGACGGCAAGCCGGTCCGCAGCCGCAACGCCGTCCGCATGGGCCGCAGCGGGGAACGCAACACGCGCGGCGATTCCAACTGGGTGCCCGCCGAGGCGATCGAGCGCATCGAGGTCATCCGCGGCCCGGCCGCCGCGCGCTATGGCTCGGGCGCCGCGGGCGGCGTGGTGAACATCATCACCAAGGCGCCGACCGACGAGTTCTCTGGCTCCGTCACCGCCTATACCAACATCCCCGAGGATGGCCGCGAGGGTGACAGCCGCCGCCTGGGCTTCAACCTCGCCGGCCCGCTGGCAGAAGATCTCTCCTTCCGCCTCTACGGCAATATCGCCCGCACCGATGCCGACAGCCTGGACCTGAACCGGGATTTCGCCGCCTCCCCCGGCGCCGTACCGCCGGCCGGCCGGGAAGGCGTGAAGAATCGCGACATCAACGGCCTGCTGCGCTGGGACCTGACGCCGCAGCAGGTGCTGGAACTGGAACTCGGCTACAGCCGCCAGGGCAACATCTATGCCGGCGACCGCGCCGTCAGCAACGCCGGCACCGACCTGCTGGCCAGGCTGGCCAATGAGGGCGCCGAGACGAATGTGCTGGAGCGCTACTCCACCTCGCTGGCGCATCGCGGCGATTTCGGCTGGGCCGATACGCGCACGCTCTTCCTCTATGAAGGCACCATCAACAAGCGGCTGAACGAGGGCCTGGCCGGCAGCACCGAAGGCAGCATCAGTACCGAGGACGGCTTCTCCACAGCCACCCTCAACAACTATACCGCCAGCACCGAGATCAACATCCCGCTGGAGCTGCTGGCCTCGCAGCGCCTGACGCTGGGTGCCGAAGCCTTCATCGAGAACCTGAAGGACCCCTTCTCGGTCACGCAGAGCACCTCCCTCGGCGGCACCATCCCCGGCATCTCCGACGGCCCGCGCGACCCCAGCTCGCGCGCCGAGACCTTCTCCTTCTTCGCCGAGGACAATATCTACGCCACCCCCCGGCTGGTGCTGACGCCGGGCCTGCGCTTCGATCACCACAACGAGTTCGGCTCCAACTGGAGCCCCAGCCTGAACGCCTCCTACGAGCTGTTCGACGGCTTCTCGGTCAAGGGCGGCATCGCGCGCGCCTTCAAGGCGCCCAACCTCTACCAGTCCAATCCCAACTACATCTACTTCACCATGGGCAATGGCTGCCCCGCCAACTTCCCCAGCCTCGGCGCCGGCTGCTACGTGGTGGGCAACGAGGACCTGAAGGCCGAGACCAGCCTGAACAAGGAGATCGGCGTCTCCTACAACAATGGCGGCTTCAGCAGCAGTCTGACCTATTTCCACAACGACTACCGCGACAAGATCGTCGCCGGCGTCGTGCCGGTTGGCCTCGCCAGCCGCAGTGGCCGCGTCTTCCGCTGGGAGAATACGCCGGAGGCAGTGGTGCAAGGCCTGGAGGGCAACCTGCTGGTGCCGGTGACCGAGGATATCTCCTGGAACACCAACTTCACCTACATGATCGAGAGCAAGGACAAGGCCACCGGCCAGCCGCTCTCGCTCATCCCCGAATACACCATCAACAGCTCGGTCACCTGGCAGGCGAACGAGGACCTGTCCTTCACCGCGGGCCTGACGCATTACGGCAAGCAGGAGGCGCGTACCATCACCGGCACCGGCGCGGCTGCCTCGGGCGCGGAGCTGTGGGACCGCGATCCCTATTCGGTGGTGGATGTCAGCGCCAGCTGGACCTTCACGAAGAACACCCGCATCACCGCAGGCGTCAGCAACATCTTCAACGAGCAGCTGTTCCGCCAGGCCAATTCCTCCGGCGCGGGCGCCAATACCTATAACGAGCCAGGGCGCGCCTATTTCGTCAGCCTGACCGCCTTCTTCTGACGCGCCGGGCAGCGGCCGGGCGGCGGCACCGATGCGCGAGCCATGCCATCCCGCGCATCCACGCCCGCCCGCCGAAGCCGGGCCTTTCCTGATCCGCGCGGCGTGGCCCCCCGCCATGCCGCGCCCCCCTTGCTCCGGACCACGCAGCATGACCGACGGCTATGTCGGCGACATCCCCTACCCCCCGTTCTTTCACCGGGAGATGGTGCCCGCCTGGATGGACGCGGTGCTGCGCGGACTGGGCCAGCCCTCGCCTGATTTCAGCGGCGCCTTCCGCTGGTGCGAGCTGGGATGCGGCGCCGGGCTGAATGCCCTGGTCGTCGCTGCCTGCCACCCGCGGGCGGAGATCCTGGCCTTCGATATCGACGCCACGCAGATCCGCCAAGCCCGCGCCATGGCCGAGGCCGCGGGGCTTCGCAACATCGCCTTTCACCAGGCCGGCTTCCGGGATCTCGCCGCCGCGCCGGATGGCCGCTTCGGCAGCTTCGACGTCATCGCCACGCATGGCGTGCTCTCCTGGGTCTCGGCGGCGCAGCGGCAGGCGATGCTGGCCTTCATCGCCCGCGCGCTGCGGCCGGGCGGCATCGCCTATGCCCATTACATGACGCATCCCGGCCTCTCCGCCGCCGCCGCCGCGCAGCCGCTGCTGCGCCGCCACGCCGCCACCCTGCCCGGCGATTCCGCACGGAAGGCGCAGGGCGCGCTCCAGTTCCTCTCCCGTTTGTCCGAGGCAGGCGCAGGCTACTTCATCGCCTATCCGCAGGAGCGGCAGCGGTTGCAGGCGGCGCTGCGGCAGGATGCGCGCGCCCTGGCGCATGAGCTGCTGCCGCTCCACTGGCAACCCTTCCACGTCACCCATGTGATGGAGCAATTCGCTGGTGCGGGTTGCCGCTATCTCGGCAGCGCCA
This genomic window from Roseomonas marmotae contains:
- a CDS encoding formyltransferase family protein; amino-acid sequence: MRIALFTMDSAISAEAVLALARSLDGQIVLIGRSDPYRPAAGGGLGQLRRHWRRSGWRILPFLLLSYVLPQALGRLRRACGGGALSQWAQAQRIPLLEVAEVNGEATRQALRAARPDLILSFHFDQIFDDAVLAVAPMGGINLHPALLPRHRGPLPTFWAMLEEPPAFGVTLHRIAARIDAGTILARRAVPLPPGTSAATAARLLHEEGVALVRSAIAALARGSPLPEQNPEPLPYCPFPPTALLRSAARRGRHLVGWADLSAALTAPTG
- a CDS encoding capsule biosynthesis protein, which gives rise to MPPGESPARKRFLFLQGPISPFFQEVGAGLRALGHVVHRINLHLGDRLFWRIPGATNFRGRPTEWPDFIGRFLDEKRITHLVLLGEQRPYHKLAIAAAAERGVEVVVTDLGYIRPDWIVMERDGLNASSRFTRDPQTIVRLGAALPPPDLVVRHHDDFRTQAVLDVVYNIAGIMPWPFPHYRGHQIYNPLPFYAGIVLRLMKRGSENRQADCILQRLSGTGPLYLFAMQMENDFSIRAYSRYTDMDTPLREVALSFAHHAPPGTHLLVKAHPLDPGLKNWSRRVQHMAREAGLEGRMHYLGGGNLGAIVEQVQGVVTVNSTVGLRAILGQTPTFALGEALYRIPGLVFSGTLDEFWTQGAPPDPALREGFLRSIAHSLHIRGVYHAREGRQVAVHGAVRRLHEGILNRPVPEALDPETEGATAGFWPPKRVVRQSA
- a CDS encoding class I SAM-dependent methyltransferase; this encodes MHSPALLDRPLVSSLSPAQITAIRAIPHFRDSHYAAMDLNRIFRFYVDEFVRPLTLSAEKVRSVADIGTGYGWLAIAFALNTDFRILAVDFNGPRVVAARAIAAVLGVADRIEWAVASVDALPFPDRSFDAVYCIEVIEHVSDRPEVVRDLGRVSRRHLTVSTPNKAAPVVFHDTCLPFCHWLHPRFRNGYARLFGRLRQQDNNLFWSPWKLVSSLPEFECLSSVRRFLSPNLRLTFRRAME
- the mobA gene encoding molybdenum cofactor guanylyltransferase MobA; amino-acid sequence: MPNSPETLGVVLAGGLARRMGGGDKPLRELGGRPLLAHVLARLRPQVTALLLNANGDPARFGPFGLPVVADGVPDYPGPLAGVLAALDWAAAHRPGLEWVVSVPGDSPFIPADLVARLHRAREVAGVPMACAKSGGWTHPPVGLWPVALREELRAALLADERKIDRWTARFGCASAEWPDRPRDPFFNANTPEELAEAEALLRQGMVAP
- the fdhD gene encoding formate dehydrogenase accessory sulfurtransferase FdhD, with protein sequence MSAGTMSDDLTALRVRPDPSDPRLTRRVTGIDQTGAPIEVSVTVERPLTLYLNGQEIVTMMTIADRPEDLALGYLLNQNMLRPDDSVTAIDHDEDLGVVVVRTERRTDFEQKLRKKTLTSGCAQGTAFGDLMENFSQVRLPATAEIRTSWLYRLLHRINTLPTLYLEAGAIHGCALCFQDQPVVYMEDVGRHNAVDKIAGWMFREAVDGGDKIFYTTGRLTSEMVIKAVRMGIPILVSRSGFTAWGVELAREVGLTLIGRCKGRRFTALAGEERIVFDADLHYVEEESARHWRKNSRDAEQS
- a CDS encoding MurR/RpiR family transcriptional regulator, coding for MIAPPPLAQLRQALPHLPPRLQELARFIIQHEFDAATRPMRELAAASGANPASFTRLAQAIGYIGWDAMRDALIERREKTGRPFSARLRDVVRTAGDDRITSAAELAGASLASDAAAVAQLQADPIGPAAEALHRAERIWTAGFRSCRLVAQLLTYEFSIFLPRIVQQIGAERPEDLDLGALQRGDVLLLVSIAPYTRNALLAARAARDAGCVLITLTDDAGAPVARDADHRLVFDIASPGFFPSLAGAVATAQALAAATFLLCGEVARDRLREAEERTAALAQYLPQEEPQA
- a CDS encoding NtaA/DmoA family FMN-dependent monooxygenase (This protein belongs to a clade of FMN-dependent monooxygenases, within a broader family of flavin-dependent oxidoreductases, the luciferase-like monooxygenase (LMM) family, some of whose members use coenzyme F420 rather than FMN.) produces the protein MAARPFHLGWFLQGSSVQAWGEPWTGNIGQDWMYPSLFIDMARALERACFDYILLEDSSYVGEAYGGSREIYLRNGLSVPRQDPSIVATLLFAATQRIGVATTLATFTHPPYLLARIIATLDQVSGGRAGWNMVTGSSDMAARNYGLDGLPEHDLRYDMADEYMACVNALWDSWEPGAIVADRESGMLVDHTKVHTVDFKGKWYSSRGPLNSGPCIQGRPVIAQAGGSPRGRQFAATHGETIVANPKGIEAMKAYRNDVRARAAAMGRDPDAIKVLFLINPIIGESAEHAELRRRQRIADADRKIAQRLAHFSKVTNIDFGNMDLDKPIDETLRTNGHQQNLDTLKKMSAGGKTLRQAFTDYSGTGLSIDLCGTVDSIAGQMAEAMQEVGGDGFLFSMGDVSRRTVAEVADGLVPALQARGLTRKAYGHATFRENLLEF
- a CDS encoding TonB-dependent siderophore receptor, producing the protein MTRRRLLTASASRSALLAGLAMTFAHPVLAQEPILLREVVITAEQELKQAPGVSVITQEDIRRLPPANDISEIVRQMPGVNLTGNSSSGQYGNNRQIDLRGMGPENTLILIDGKPVRSRNAVRMGRSGERNTRGDSNWVPAEAIERIEVIRGPAAARYGSGAAGGVVNIITKAPTDEFSGSVTAYTNIPEDGREGDSRRLGFNLAGPLAEDLSFRLYGNIARTDADSLDLNRDFAASPGAVPPAGREGVKNRDINGLLRWDLTPQQVLELELGYSRQGNIYAGDRAVSNAGTDLLARLANEGAETNVLERYSTSLAHRGDFGWADTRTLFLYEGTINKRLNEGLAGSTEGSISTEDGFSTATLNNYTASTEINIPLELLASQRLTLGAEAFIENLKDPFSVTQSTSLGGTIPGISDGPRDPSSRAETFSFFAEDNIYATPRLVLTPGLRFDHHNEFGSNWSPSLNASYELFDGFSVKGGIARAFKAPNLYQSNPNYIYFTMGNGCPANFPSLGAGCYVVGNEDLKAETSLNKEIGVSYNNGGFSSSLTYFHNDYRDKIVAGVVPVGLASRSGRVFRWENTPEAVVQGLEGNLLVPVTEDISWNTNFTYMIESKDKATGQPLSLIPEYTINSSVTWQANEDLSFTAGLTHYGKQEARTITGTGAAASGAELWDRDPYSVVDVSASWTFTKNTRITAGVSNIFNEQLFRQANSSGAGANTYNEPGRAYFVSLTAFF
- a CDS encoding class I SAM-dependent methyltransferase, which translates into the protein MTDGYVGDIPYPPFFHREMVPAWMDAVLRGLGQPSPDFSGAFRWCELGCGAGLNALVVAACHPRAEILAFDIDATQIRQARAMAEAAGLRNIAFHQAGFRDLAAAPDGRFGSFDVIATHGVLSWVSAAQRQAMLAFIARALRPGGIAYAHYMTHPGLSAAAAAQPLLRRHAATLPGDSARKAQGALQFLSRLSEAGAGYFIAYPQERQRLQAALRQDARALAHELLPLHWQPFHVTHVMEQFAGAGCRYLGSATPTENIDAVCLPAATRPLLAGIADPALAETARDIARNQSFRRDLYGRGDQPLPPARHLQALGALGLAALPGAPRGGGLRFDTPIGPVQGEAALFGPLLQALARGPQSIGNLSRLPGAPAHPAQLNQAVQMLLWSGCAHPLMRALPDPAPAWALNRRLAAAGAAGWLVAPALGTALPATAAEMAAARVVLEHPSATGAVLAAAIPPALREEAARWERERRSAWVALGMLPG